One region of Gossypium raimondii isolate GPD5lz chromosome 6, ASM2569854v1, whole genome shotgun sequence genomic DNA includes:
- the LOC105772224 gene encoding protein RGF1 INDUCIBLE TRANSCRIPTION FACTOR 1 — protein MVIMGIQKPAWLEALYTQKFFVGCCYHETAKKNEKNVYCLDCCVSICPHCIPSHRFHRLLQVRRYVYHDVVRLEDLQKLIDCSNVQAYTINSAKVVFIKKRPQNRQFKGAVNYCTSCDRSLQEPFIHCSLGCKVDFLLKHYKDLSPFLRKCKTLTLSPDFLIPQETGEEEMANETAQSTVVDSDEPMSWSSSGSESMSMSMAYSSDQIVRKKRSGLYLWRSSANRVSDEEIASSMSRRKGIPHRSPLC, from the exons ATGGTGATTATG GGAATTCAAAAGCCTGCATGGTTAGAAGCTCTCTACACCCAGAAATTCTTTGTTGGGTGTTGTTACCATGAAACTGCAAAGAAGAACGAAAAGAACGTGTATTGTTTGGATTGTTGCGTCAGTATTTGCCCTCACTGCATACCCTCACATCGTTTCCACAGGCTTCTTCAGGTTCGTCGCTACGTATATCATGATGTTGTCAGATTGGAAGATCTTCAGAAGCTTATAGATTGCTCTAATGTCCAG GCCTATACTATAAACAGTGCTAAGGTGGTATTTATCAAAAAGAGACCTCAAAACAGGCAATTCAAAGGAGCTGTAAACTATTGTACTTCTTGTGATAGAAGTCTCCAAGAACCATTTATCCATTGCTCCCTGGGGTGCAAG GTGGATTTTCTGCTGAAACATTACAAAGATTTGTCGCCATTCTTAAGGAAATGTAAAACTTTAACACTGAGCCCAGATTTCCTAATTCCCCAAGAGACTGGGGAGGAAGAAATGGCAAACGAGACAGCACAGTCAACAGTAGTGGACAGTGATGAGCCAATGAGCTGGTCGTCGTCAGGGTCGGAGAGCATGAGCATGAGCATGGCATACAGTTCTGATCAGATTGTTAGGAAGAAAAGAAGTGGGCTATATTTGTGGAGATCATCAGCTAACAGGGTTTCAGATGAGGAAATTGCTTCAAGCATGAGTAGAAGGAAAGGCATTCCTCATAGATCTCCTCTATgttag